A genome region from Brassica oleracea var. oleracea cultivar TO1000 chromosome C2, BOL, whole genome shotgun sequence includes the following:
- the LOC106326048 gene encoding LOW QUALITY PROTEIN: putative cell division cycle ATPase (The sequence of the model RefSeq protein was modified relative to this genomic sequence to represent the inferred CDS: deleted 2 bases in 1 codon; substituted 1 base at 1 genomic stop codon): MEQKSVLLSALGVGVGLGIGLASGQTLGRWANGSGPLKDGLTGEQIEQELLKQILDGRESTVTFNEFPYFLSXKTKCLLKSAAYVHLKVSDISKHTRNLAPASKAILLSGTAEFYHQMLAKALSHYFESKLLLLDHITDFSIKIQSKYGCTIKEPLHKKSISELTLNKMSSLMGSFSMLSQSKVEPRWTLRRHTSGNDIKNSNLDITNLPPKHKRNASAASDSDSSISSYSSSSVSASSKGSTNLCFDEKLFMQSLYKVLVSVSDKNPLIIYFKDVEKLLESERFYKLFQNLLNKLAGPVLILGSRVLESKDDCQEVTEGTSALFPYNIGIRPPEDESQLMTLKTRLEEDMKMIKIQDNKNHIAEVLAANDIQCDDLASICLADTMCLSNRIEEVVISAITYHLIHTKEPEYRNGKLVISSKSLSHGLSIFQENKNDNALPLKAPEAVPDNEFEERIRSEVIPANEIGVKFADIGSLDETKDLLQELVILPLRRPDLFKGNLLKPCRGILLFGPPGTGKTMLAKAIANEAGASFINVSMSTITSKYYGEDEKNVRALFTLAAKVSPTIIFVDEVDSRLGQRKSVGETESTRKIKNEFMLHWDGLMTEPGEGVMVLAATNRPFDLDEAIIRRFERRIMVGLPSIESREMILRTLLSNEKTDDLDFHEIGQKTEGYTGSDLKNMCITAAYRPVRELIQQERLKDKERKKREEAGKGKEEPKEVEEASEERDITLRPLNMEDMRKAKNQVSASFASEGSGMDELKQWNDLYGEGGSRKKEQLTYFL, from the exons TTAAAAAACAAAA TGTTTATTGAAAAGTGCAGCTTATGTTCATCTAAAAGTGTCTGATATCTCAAAGCACACTCGGAATCTTGCACCCGCAAGTAAAGCCATTCTACTTTCCGGTACTGCAGAGTTTTATCATCAAATGCTTGCCAAAGCTTTGTCACATTACTTTGAATCAAAACTATTGCTATTGGAT CATATAACTGATTTCTCTATTAAG ATACAAAGTAAATATGGATGCACCATAAAGGAACC GCTTCACAAGAAGTCTATTTCTGAGCTAACATTGAATAAAATGTCGAGTTTGATGGGTTCCTTTTCTATGCTTTCTCAAAGCAAAGTTGAACCAAGAT GGACGTTGCGTCGACACACCAGTGGAAATGATATTAAGAACTCAAATCT AGACATAAC AAATCTTCCTCCAAAACACAAGAGAAATGCATCTGCTGCTTCTGATAGTGACAGTAGCATATCTTCCTACTCTTCGAGTTCTGTTTCAG CTTCCAGCAAAGGCAGCACAAATCTATGCTTCGACGAGAAACTTTTCATGCAATCACTTTACAAG GTGTTGGTCTCTGTATCAGACAAAAATCCACTAATAATATACTTCAAGGACGTTGAGAAGCTTCTTGAGTCAGAAAGATTCTACAAGTTGTTCCAGAATCTGTTGAACAAGCTCGCTGGTCCTGTCTTGATTCTTGGCTCAAGAGTATTAGAATCCAAAGATGATTGCCAAGAAGTAACCGAAGGAACATCCGCTCTCTTTCCTTACAACATCGGAATCAGACCACCAGAGGATGAATCTCAGCTCATGACCTTGAAAACTCGGTTAGAAGAAGACATGAAGATGATTAAGATTCAAGACAACAAGAACCACATCGCCGAGGTTCTTGCAGCTAATGATATCCAATGCGATGACTTGGCTTCGATATGTCTCGCGGATACAATGTGTTTGAGCAACCGCATTGAGGAGGTTGTGATTTCTGCAATCACTTATCATTTGATACACACCAAAGAACCGGAGTACAGAAACGGGAAGCTTGTTATATCTTCCAAAAG CTTGTCTCATGGACTGAGTATATTCCAAGAAAACAAGAATGACAATGCATTGCCTCTAAAAGCACCTGAAGCTGTTCCTGATAATGAGTTCGAGGAGCGTATAAGATCAGAGGTTATACCAGCAAATGAGATTGGTGTCAAATTTGCAGATATTGGTTCTTTAGACGAAACAAAAGATTTGCTTCAAGAACTTGTAATACTTCCACTTAGAAGACCTGATCTCTTCAAAGGCAATCTTCTCAAGCCATGCAGAGGAATCCTACTATTCGGACCGCCTGGTACTGGCAAAACAATGCTTGCAAAGGCGATTGCAAATGAAGCAGGAGCTAGTTTCATCAATGTATCCATGTCTACAATCACTTCAAAATATTATGGAGAAGACGAGAAGAACGTGAGAGCTTTGTTTACTTTAGCAGCTAAAGTATCTCCAACGATTATATTTGTGGACGAAGTTGATAGTAGGTTGGGACAAAGGAAGAGTGTTGGAGAGACTGAATCCACTAGGAAGATCAAGAATGAGTTTATGTTGCATTGGGATGGTCTAATGACTGAACCAGGTGAAGGGGTTATGGTTCTTGCAGCCACAAACAGACCCTTTGATCTTGACGAAGCTATCATTAGGAGGTTTGAGCGCAG AATAATGGTGGGACTTCCTTCCATTGAGAGCAGAGAGATGATCTTGAGAACTTTGTTGTCTAACGAGAAAACAGATGATCTTGATTTTCATGAGATTGGACAGAAGACAGAAGGCTACACTGGAAGTGATCTCAAG AACATGTGCATCACAGCTGCGTATAGACCGGTTAGAGAACTGATTCAGCAAGAGAGATTGAAAGATAAG GAGAGGAAGAAAAGAGAAGAAGCAGGAAAAGGCAAGGAAGAACCAAAAGAAGTAGAAGAAGCTTCTGAGGAGAGAGATATTACTTTGAGACCTTTGAACATGGAAGACATGAGAAAAGCTAAAAACCAG GTATCTGCGAGTTTTGCATCAGAAGGATCTGGAATGGATGAGCTGAAGCAATGGAATGATTTGTATGGAGAAGGAGGCTCAAGGAAAAAGGAACAGCTCACTTATTTCCTCTGA